Proteins encoded within one genomic window of Spirochaetaceae bacterium:
- a CDS encoding zinc-binding alcohol dehydrogenase, which yields MQSSNRRIVFSAPQTVEVQQEAVGSGGLGADELLVESICSAVSAGTELACLAGLEEWFPFPGVPGYATVGRIVALGGSVTGLREGEVVLHYGGHQSYNRRTLGDFLLPVPAGVDVKVAAMTRLATVAFTSIRVSDIEAGDFVAVAGLGPVGNLAAQLAQIQGGRVIGVEMSAGRIDLARQCGLQQTIDASREDAAERIRELTGGDGAATVIDTTGDTRAIVAEMDWVAERGELILLGTPRGEVQGDLTELLRGVHLWPRGCVTLKGAHEWRYPAMHDPNTKHSLERNSRVAWWLQQTGRLQMHKLITHVARPEDAPAVYEALATRKDEYVGVVFDWS from the coding sequence ATGCAAAGCAGCAACCGCAGGATCGTTTTTTCCGCACCACAGACGGTGGAGGTTCAGCAGGAAGCGGTCGGTTCCGGCGGCCTTGGCGCCGACGAGCTGCTCGTCGAGTCGATCTGCTCGGCGGTGAGTGCGGGTACCGAGCTCGCCTGTCTCGCGGGGTTGGAAGAGTGGTTTCCGTTTCCGGGCGTGCCGGGCTACGCGACGGTGGGCCGCATCGTGGCGTTGGGCGGTTCCGTGACCGGCCTGCGCGAGGGCGAGGTGGTGCTGCACTACGGCGGCCACCAGTCCTACAATCGCAGAACGTTGGGCGACTTCCTGCTGCCGGTACCGGCAGGAGTCGACGTCAAGGTCGCCGCCATGACCCGTCTTGCCACGGTTGCGTTTACCAGCATCAGGGTGTCCGACATCGAGGCGGGCGACTTCGTGGCGGTGGCCGGTCTCGGCCCGGTCGGCAACCTGGCCGCACAGCTCGCCCAGATTCAGGGGGGCCGCGTCATCGGGGTGGAGATGAGTGCCGGCCGCATCGACCTGGCCCGGCAATGCGGCCTGCAGCAGACGATCGACGCTTCTCGGGAGGACGCCGCGGAACGCATCAGGGAGCTGACCGGCGGCGACGGCGCCGCAACCGTGATCGACACCACGGGGGACACGCGGGCGATCGTCGCCGAGATGGATTGGGTGGCCGAGCGGGGCGAATTGATTCTCCTGGGCACTCCTCGGGGAGAAGTCCAGGGCGACCTCACGGAGTTGCTGAGAGGCGTACACCTGTGGCCGCGCGGCTGTGTCACGCTCAAGGGGGCGCACGAGTGGCGGTATCCCGCCATGCACGACCCCAACACCAAGCACTCCCTGGAGCGCAACTCCCGCGTTGCGTGGTGGCTGCAACAAACCGGCCGGCTGCAGATGCACAAGTTGATCACCCACGTGGCCAGACCCGAGGACGCCCCCGCCGTCTACGAAGCCCTCGCGACCCGCAAGGACGAGTACGTGGGCGTGGTCTTCGATTGGTCCTGA
- a CDS encoding ATP-binding protein: protein MKNRASLVYLQQKATSRLGRIMVLTGARQTGKTTLVQAGVTGYEFLSLEDPVTRPDFLALSAAQWRQQYPMAILDEIQKAPRLLESIKATYDRYPETRYILLGSSQILLMERVRESLAGRASLLELYPLTFPELLTDSWDDPVRESSLIEWLKSGAPSDFWHGVPRAETRYARVRRLLESYLQFGSLPALTHQSLDEEEKYDWLSAYVRTYLQRDLRDLANLRELEPFVRAQRTLAAMTGGILNLAHLANHAGITAQTAKRFVTYLEISYQIILLQPWFRNLGKRLSRSPKVHFIDPGVQRALLGRRGVPAGNEFESAVISEIYKQIRNCRLPVTFHHLRTSDGREVDLLLELEDGYVPLEVKLTERVSARDARHLRRLDGVLDKPVLHALVLSNDAQIQRLADGITAVPVAWSLG, encoded by the coding sequence GTGAAAAACAGGGCATCCCTTGTCTATCTGCAGCAGAAGGCGACGTCGCGGCTCGGTCGCATCATGGTGCTCACGGGCGCGCGGCAAACCGGCAAGACCACGCTGGTGCAGGCGGGAGTCACCGGCTACGAGTTCTTGTCGTTGGAGGATCCGGTCACCCGGCCCGACTTTCTGGCGCTCTCGGCGGCGCAGTGGCGGCAGCAGTACCCGATGGCCATTCTGGATGAGATTCAGAAGGCCCCGCGTCTGCTCGAGTCGATCAAGGCTACCTACGACCGCTACCCCGAGACACGCTATATCCTGTTGGGATCGAGCCAGATACTGCTGATGGAGAGGGTCCGCGAGAGCTTGGCCGGGCGCGCCTCCCTGCTTGAGCTGTACCCCCTGACGTTTCCGGAGCTGCTCACCGACTCGTGGGACGACCCGGTTCGGGAGTCGTCCCTGATCGAGTGGCTGAAGAGCGGTGCGCCGTCGGATTTCTGGCACGGTGTACCGCGCGCGGAGACTCGCTACGCCCGGGTACGCCGGCTGTTGGAGTCCTACTTGCAGTTTGGCTCCCTGCCGGCGCTGACCCACCAGTCCCTGGACGAGGAGGAAAAGTACGATTGGCTGTCCGCCTACGTGCGCACCTATCTCCAGCGCGACCTCCGCGACCTGGCCAACCTGCGCGAGTTGGAGCCGTTCGTGCGCGCCCAGAGAACCCTCGCGGCGATGACCGGCGGCATCCTCAACCTGGCCCACCTGGCCAACCACGCGGGCATCACGGCGCAGACCGCGAAGCGCTTCGTCACCTACCTGGAGATCAGCTACCAGATCATCCTGCTGCAACCATGGTTCCGCAACCTCGGCAAGCGGCTGTCCAGATCACCCAAGGTCCATTTCATCGACCCCGGCGTGCAGCGCGCCCTCCTGGGCAGGCGCGGCGTACCAGCCGGCAACGAGTTCGAGAGCGCGGTGATCTCCGAAATCTACAAGCAGATCAGAAACTGCCGCCTTCCCGTCACCTTCCATCACCTGCGCACTTCCGACGGACGAGAGGTCGATCTCCTGTTGGAGTTGGAGGACGGCTACGTTCCCCTCGAAGTCAAGCTCACCGAACGGGTCTCGGCGCGCGATGCCCGCCACCTTCGCCGCCTCGACGGGGTGCTGGACAAGCCGGTCCTGCACGCGCTGGTGCTGTCCAACGACGCACAGATCCAGCGCCTGGCCGACGGCATCACGGCGGTGCCCGTGGCGTGGTCGCTGGGCTAG
- the ptsP gene encoding phosphoenolpyruvate--protein phosphotransferase: MEHYSLICNINELSALFHEAMDLRTFLDRTARMVAEHMRADVCSIYLYNPSERELTMTATHGLNRDLLGTVRLKLGEGLTGTALKELRHIEEPVASVSPFYRHVPGLREEEFESFLAVPLTRGITRIGVLVVQRRKNRRFTRMDVQGLRAVGAQLTSTIENARLLLGTSALPSEGEDSLAPDVEATFEGQGASDGLARGPSLILDREGQYDSLATADYPTGLTLKDFRAAVSATEQQLENMQAQVGERLSDVASLIFSSHLLILKDPGFTASVESMIDQGMTVPRAVLQVADGYLRRFQSSPVGFVREKANDVRDVVTRLLLNLTGSEAESLGCRGRIVVAREFFPSQLLRLSSEQVAGVILVTGGVTSHVAILARSLMVPLVIVNDPRLLALPSRTDILVDADHGRVYVRPTQAVVGHYRTRLAAQAARAEDPSAIAPRTCTSDGTVIQLMANVNLMSDADLARRLGAEGIGLYRTEFPFMVRRELPTEEEQYELYRDLVARFPHREIHFRTLDVGGDKVLSYFPDMREQNPFLGVRSIRFTLRNRDIFIQQIRAMLRANAGRKLHVMFPMISSIEELRAGRGMVEQCISELHAEDLDFSNEVAVGAMVEVPSMVPLIDQFAREADFLAIGTNDLIQYLLAVDRTNEKVAHLYLPHHPAVLRTLHAVASACTERGVPLSVCGDMAHQAQYLPFLIGIGVRHLSVEPIYLPAVQATVARIDLAEAEALAEEVLAATSVEEVTALLPAPQDEPQAAQV, encoded by the coding sequence GTGGAGCACTATAGCCTAATCTGCAACATCAACGAGTTGAGTGCGCTGTTTCACGAAGCGATGGATCTGCGCACCTTCCTCGACCGGACGGCGCGCATGGTTGCCGAGCACATGCGGGCCGATGTGTGCTCCATCTATCTCTACAACCCGTCCGAGCGTGAACTCACCATGACCGCCACCCACGGGCTCAACCGCGACCTGCTGGGGACCGTGCGGCTGAAGCTTGGCGAGGGGCTCACCGGCACCGCCCTCAAGGAACTGCGCCACATCGAGGAACCGGTAGCCAGCGTGAGCCCATTCTACCGGCACGTTCCCGGACTCAGGGAAGAGGAATTCGAGTCCTTCCTGGCGGTGCCGCTGACCCGCGGCATCACCCGCATCGGCGTGCTGGTGGTGCAGCGCCGCAAGAACCGCCGCTTCACGCGCATGGACGTGCAGGGGCTGCGCGCGGTCGGGGCGCAGCTCACCAGCACCATCGAGAACGCCCGCCTGCTGCTCGGCACCAGCGCGCTGCCGAGCGAGGGAGAAGACTCCCTGGCGCCCGATGTCGAGGCCACCTTCGAAGGGCAGGGGGCGTCCGACGGGCTCGCGCGCGGCCCGAGCCTGATCCTGGACCGCGAGGGCCAATACGACTCGCTCGCCACCGCCGACTACCCGACCGGCCTGACCCTCAAGGACTTCCGCGCCGCCGTGAGCGCCACCGAGCAGCAGTTGGAGAATATGCAGGCGCAGGTCGGCGAACGGCTGTCCGACGTGGCGTCGCTGATCTTTTCCTCCCACCTGCTGATCCTGAAGGATCCCGGATTTACCGCCAGCGTCGAATCGATGATCGACCAGGGCATGACGGTTCCGCGCGCCGTGCTGCAGGTGGCCGACGGCTACCTGCGCCGCTTCCAGTCCAGTCCCGTCGGCTTCGTGCGCGAGAAGGCCAACGACGTGCGCGACGTGGTCACGCGCCTGTTGCTCAACCTCACCGGATCCGAGGCCGAATCGCTCGGCTGCCGCGGCCGCATCGTGGTGGCGCGCGAGTTCTTCCCGTCGCAACTGCTGCGCCTGTCGTCGGAGCAGGTGGCGGGCGTGATCCTGGTGACCGGCGGCGTCACCTCTCACGTCGCCATCCTGGCCCGCTCGCTGATGGTGCCCTTGGTGATCGTCAACGACCCGCGCCTGCTGGCGCTGCCGTCGCGCACCGACATCCTGGTGGACGCCGACCATGGCCGCGTCTACGTGCGCCCCACCCAGGCGGTGGTCGGTCACTACCGTACCCGGCTGGCCGCGCAGGCCGCGCGTGCCGAGGACCCCAGCGCCATCGCGCCGCGCACCTGCACCAGCGACGGCACCGTCATCCAGTTGATGGCCAACGTCAACCTGATGAGCGACGCCGACCTGGCGCGCCGGCTCGGCGCGGAGGGCATCGGCCTTTACCGCACCGAGTTTCCGTTCATGGTGCGCCGCGAGCTGCCCACCGAGGAGGAGCAGTACGAGCTGTACCGCGACCTGGTGGCCCGGTTCCCGCACCGCGAGATCCACTTCCGCACGCTCGACGTCGGCGGCGACAAGGTGCTGTCCTACTTCCCCGACATGCGCGAGCAGAACCCGTTTCTCGGCGTGCGCTCGATCCGCTTCACCCTGCGCAACCGCGACATCTTCATCCAGCAGATCCGCGCCATGCTGCGCGCCAACGCCGGGCGCAAGCTGCACGTGATGTTTCCGATGATCTCGTCGATCGAGGAGCTGCGCGCCGGGCGCGGGATGGTGGAGCAGTGCATCTCGGAACTGCACGCCGAGGACCTCGATTTCAGCAACGAGGTGGCGGTGGGCGCGATGGTGGAGGTGCCCTCCATGGTGCCGCTGATCGACCAGTTCGCGCGCGAGGCGGACTTCCTGGCCATCGGCACCAACGACCTGATCCAGTACCTGCTGGCGGTGGACCGCACCAACGAGAAGGTCGCCCACCTCTACCTTCCGCACCACCCGGCCGTGCTGCGCACCCTGCACGCGGTGGCCAGCGCCTGCACCGAGCGCGGCGTGCCGCTGTCGGTGTGCGGCGACATGGCCCACCAGGCGCAGTACCTGCCGTTCCTGATCGGCATCGGCGTGCGCCACCTCAGCGTGGAGCCGATCTACCTGCCCGCCGTGCAGGCCACGGTCGCCCGCATCGACCTGGCGGAGGCCGAGGCCCTGGCGGAGGAGGTGCTCGCCGCCACCTCCGTCGAGGAAGTCACCGCACTCCTCCCCGCACCCCAAGACGAACCGCAAGCGGCGCAGGTGTAA
- a CDS encoding histidinol-phosphatase HisJ family protein produces the protein MMVKLHDQHLHSRHSIDSKADPVANCEQALAAGLGGLTFTEHYDMHPTERGTCQWDYDAIAATIEGLRRRFSPGLEIGFGIEVDYQAAQMEEILGYLDRHAFDVVLLSVHWCGGRPLHLPRRWQGLTAADMRRDYLAELRGAADLCRELAAGGRRPFDIVSHLDYVKRYLVDYWDTPLAALTEDELDPILQAFIAAGVIPEINTAGLRRDEAEAYPTWEILERYRELGGELVSIGSDAHRSVDIGHGFDAVAARLKAIGFAGEAVFRAREQRVIHW, from the coding sequence ATGATGGTGAAGCTTCACGACCAGCACCTGCACTCGCGCCACTCGATCGACTCCAAGGCCGATCCCGTCGCCAACTGCGAGCAGGCCCTGGCCGCCGGCCTCGGCGGCCTCACGTTCACCGAGCACTACGACATGCACCCCACCGAGCGCGGCACGTGCCAGTGGGACTACGACGCCATCGCCGCCACCATCGAGGGTCTGCGCCGGCGCTTCTCGCCCGGGCTGGAGATCGGCTTCGGCATCGAGGTGGACTACCAGGCGGCGCAGATGGAGGAGATCCTCGGCTACCTGGACCGGCACGCGTTCGACGTGGTGCTGCTCAGCGTGCACTGGTGCGGCGGGCGGCCGCTGCACCTGCCTCGGCGCTGGCAGGGGCTGACCGCCGCCGACATGCGGCGCGACTACCTGGCCGAATTGCGCGGCGCGGCCGACCTGTGCCGGGAGCTGGCCGCCGGCGGCCGCCGTCCGTTCGACATCGTCAGCCACCTCGACTACGTGAAGCGCTACCTGGTCGATTACTGGGACACGCCGTTGGCAGCGCTGACGGAGGATGAGCTGGATCCGATCCTGCAGGCGTTCATCGCGGCCGGCGTGATCCCGGAGATCAACACCGCCGGGCTGCGGCGAGACGAGGCGGAGGCTTATCCCACGTGGGAGATCCTGGAGCGCTACCGGGAACTCGGCGGCGAGCTGGTGAGCATCGGCAGCGACGCCCACCGCAGTGTCGACATCGGCCACGGCTTCGATGCGGTGGCGGCCCGCCTCAAGGCGATCGGGTTTGCCGGCGAGGCGGTGTTCCGCGCGCGCGAGCAACGCGTCATCCACTGGTAA
- a CDS encoding xanthine dehydrogenase family protein molybdopterin-binding subunit — MSDTTTDNTTFRWIGKRPVRHDGVDKVTGRAQYGADFSLPGMLYGKALRSTCAHGIIKSIDTGAARALDGVKDVITGADLPEVSSEGQIEGEAPASVRDTAHNVIARRKVHYHGHTVAAVAATSPSVAEAALKLIKVEYERLPVVLDVMEACSPDAPLIEEHQHTNGDTSSAPSNIASTNTFEDGDLEQGFEAADVIIERELDSGTVHQGYIETHACMAEAKENGEITLWVSSQGHFSIRDATAQVLAIEPSRIKAIAAEIGGGFGGKTTVYLEPLAVLMAQRTGHPVKMVMTRDEVFRGTGPAPGSHTRIRMGATGDGRITAVDCDLWFEAGGYPGSAVGAAMMALIAPYDVNNFRIVGYDVLVNKPKSHAYRAPGAPNAAHAAEIVIDEICEQIGMDPLKFRLKNAAKKGTRAPYGPVFPEIGMIETVQAAMDHPHYQAPLGANQGRGVASGFWMNGGGDATAHLSVLPDGKVTLVTGRPDIGGSRAGHAMVAAEELQIDVEDVRPSIGDTDSIGFNGVTGGSSTAYSAAVAVYEAAHKLIADAKRRAAEIWEVKADDVEWRDGAAHLKAGVNGTEAPLSLKDLAAKASQTGGPLAADAAVNAKGAAPALGTHICDVEVDPDTGKVDVIRYTVAQDAGRALHKSYVEGQMQGGAVQGIGWALNEEYLFDEDGVMENAGFLDYRMPVALDLPMIDTVVVEVPNPRHPYGIRGVGENAIVQPLAAIANAIYDAVGVRLYEVPMSPPKVLKALQDAKATRHVAADGNGAAAQPAREPEPVTAG; from the coding sequence ATGAGCGACACTACTACTGACAACACAACTTTCCGCTGGATCGGCAAGCGCCCGGTGCGCCATGACGGCGTCGACAAGGTAACCGGCCGCGCCCAGTACGGCGCCGACTTCAGCCTGCCCGGCATGCTGTACGGCAAGGCGCTGCGCAGCACCTGCGCGCACGGCATCATCAAGTCGATCGACACCGGCGCCGCGCGCGCGCTCGACGGCGTCAAGGACGTGATCACCGGCGCCGACCTGCCCGAGGTCAGTTCCGAGGGCCAGATCGAAGGCGAGGCGCCGGCCAGCGTCCGCGATACCGCCCACAACGTGATCGCGCGCCGCAAGGTGCACTACCACGGCCATACCGTGGCGGCGGTGGCGGCCACCAGCCCGTCGGTCGCCGAGGCAGCCCTGAAGCTGATCAAGGTGGAGTACGAACGGCTGCCGGTGGTGCTCGACGTGATGGAGGCGTGCTCGCCGGATGCGCCGCTGATCGAAGAGCACCAGCACACCAACGGCGACACCTCCAGTGCGCCCTCCAACATCGCCTCGACCAACACCTTCGAGGACGGCGACCTGGAGCAGGGATTCGAGGCCGCCGACGTGATCATCGAGCGCGAACTCGACAGCGGCACCGTACACCAGGGCTACATCGAGACCCACGCCTGCATGGCGGAGGCCAAGGAGAACGGCGAGATCACCCTCTGGGTGTCGAGCCAGGGCCACTTCTCGATCCGCGACGCCACCGCGCAGGTGCTGGCCATCGAGCCGTCCCGGATCAAGGCGATCGCGGCCGAGATCGGCGGCGGGTTCGGCGGCAAGACCACCGTCTACCTGGAGCCGCTGGCGGTGCTGATGGCGCAGCGCACCGGCCACCCGGTGAAGATGGTGATGACCCGCGACGAGGTGTTCCGCGGCACCGGGCCGGCGCCCGGCAGCCACACCCGCATCCGCATGGGCGCCACCGGCGACGGGCGTATCACCGCGGTGGACTGCGACCTGTGGTTCGAGGCGGGCGGCTATCCCGGCTCGGCGGTGGGCGCCGCGATGATGGCGCTGATCGCCCCCTACGACGTGAATAACTTCCGCATCGTCGGCTACGACGTGCTGGTCAACAAGCCCAAGTCGCACGCCTACCGCGCGCCGGGCGCGCCCAACGCCGCCCACGCGGCCGAGATCGTGATCGACGAGATCTGCGAGCAGATCGGCATGGATCCGCTGAAGTTCCGGCTCAAGAACGCCGCCAAGAAGGGCACCAGGGCGCCGTACGGCCCGGTGTTCCCGGAGATCGGCATGATCGAGACCGTGCAGGCGGCGATGGACCATCCCCACTACCAGGCGCCGCTGGGCGCCAACCAGGGTCGCGGCGTGGCCTCCGGCTTCTGGATGAACGGGGGCGGCGACGCCACCGCGCACCTCTCCGTGCTGCCGGACGGCAAGGTGACGCTGGTCACGGGGCGGCCCGACATCGGCGGCTCGCGCGCCGGCCACGCCATGGTGGCGGCGGAGGAGCTGCAGATCGACGTGGAGGACGTGCGGCCGTCGATCGGCGACACCGACTCGATCGGCTTCAACGGGGTCACCGGCGGCAGCAGCACCGCCTACTCCGCCGCGGTGGCGGTGTACGAGGCGGCGCACAAGCTGATCGCCGACGCCAAGCGGCGGGCCGCCGAGATCTGGGAAGTCAAGGCCGACGACGTGGAGTGGCGCGACGGCGCCGCCCACCTGAAGGCGGGCGTCAACGGCACCGAGGCGCCGCTGTCGCTGAAGGACCTGGCGGCGAAAGCGTCGCAGACCGGCGGGCCGCTGGCGGCCGACGCGGCGGTGAACGCCAAGGGCGCCGCGCCCGCGCTCGGCACCCACATCTGCGACGTGGAGGTGGACCCGGACACCGGCAAGGTGGACGTGATCCGCTACACCGTGGCGCAGGACGCCGGCCGCGCGCTGCACAAGAGCTACGTGGAAGGCCAGATGCAGGGCGGCGCCGTGCAGGGCATCGGCTGGGCGCTGAACGAGGAGTACCTGTTCGACGAGGACGGCGTGATGGAGAACGCCGGCTTCCTGGACTACCGCATGCCGGTGGCGCTCGACCTGCCGATGATCGACACCGTGGTGGTCGAGGTGCCCAACCCGCGCCACCCGTACGGCATCCGCGGCGTCGGCGAGAACGCCATCGTGCAGCCGCTCGCGGCCATCGCCAACGCCATCTACGACGCCGTCGGCGTGCGCCTGTACGAGGTGCCGATGTCACCTCCCAAGGTGCTCAAGGCCCTGCAGGACGCCAAGGCCACCCGCCACGTCGCCGCGGACGGCAACGGCGCCGCCGCCCAACCCGCCCGCGAACCCGAACCCGTCACCGCGGGTTAA
- a CDS encoding RES family NAD+ phosphorylase: MLEGILSESRRRVVFRFSRVSRDDNEFLAELDLDPDGQVEMLDLLSGLIPRGPIDELLDGPFRQMTKLRNRTRYSDGSYPVFYSALEAKTAEAEVAFWFRKEYVGTPKRDRTAYYQGFRCTFDGVEKDLRSRKREWPDLVHDSDYSFCNQLGAEARALGIGGLVVPSARQEMGTNMPIFVRGVLSDPKLDEVVAVTYRVDSDEVAVARLPQR, from the coding sequence ATGCTTGAAGGCATATTGAGCGAGAGCCGTAGACGAGTCGTATTCCGATTTTCGAGAGTATCGCGTGACGACAATGAGTTTCTTGCAGAGTTGGACCTGGACCCCGATGGTCAGGTGGAGATGTTGGATTTGTTGTCCGGACTGATTCCCCGAGGCCCAATCGATGAGCTTCTCGACGGTCCGTTTCGCCAGATGACGAAGTTGCGAAATAGGACGCGTTATTCTGATGGATCTTATCCCGTATTCTACAGTGCACTGGAGGCGAAGACTGCGGAAGCCGAGGTGGCTTTCTGGTTCCGCAAAGAATATGTTGGAACTCCGAAACGCGATCGTACGGCCTACTACCAGGGATTCCGTTGCACCTTCGATGGTGTTGAGAAGGACCTTCGGTCCAGGAAACGAGAGTGGCCAGACCTAGTCCATGATAGCGATTATTCGTTTTGCAACCAACTCGGCGCAGAAGCCAGAGCACTCGGGATAGGCGGATTGGTCGTCCCATCAGCCCGGCAAGAAATGGGGACAAACATGCCGATCTTCGTGCGCGGTGTGCTGAGCGATCCGAAACTGGATGAGGTCGTAGCGGTGACCTACCGTGTCGATAGCGACGAGGTAGCGGTCGCTCGCCTGCCCCAGCGATAG
- a CDS encoding molybdopterin-dependent oxidoreductase: MDPDTGKVDVIRYTVCQDAGRALHKSYVEGQMQGGAVQGIGWALNEEYLFDEDGVMENAGFLDYRMPVALDLPMIDTVVVEVPNPRHPYGIRGVGENAIVQPLAAIANAIYDAVGVRLYEVPMSPPKVLKALQDAKATRHVAADGNGAAAQPAREPEPVTAG; this comes from the coding sequence TTGGACCCGGACACCGGCAAGGTGGACGTGATTCGCTACACCGTGTGCCAGGACGCCGGCCGCGCGCTGCACAAGAGCTACGTGGAAGGCCAGATGCAGGGCGGCGCCGTGCAGGGCATCGGCTGGGCGCTGAACGAGGAGTACCTGTTCGACGAGGACGGCGTGATGGAGAACGCCGGCTTCCTGGACTACCGCATGCCGGTGGCGCTCGACCTGCCGATGATCGACACCGTGGTGGTCGAGGTGCCCAACCCGCGCCACCCGTACGGCATCCGCGGCGTCGGCGAGAACGCCATCGTGCAGCCGCTCGCGGCCATCGCCAACGCCATCTACGACGCCGTCGGCGTGCGCCTGTACGAGGTGCCGATGTCACCTCCCAAGGTGCTCAAGGCCCTGCAGGACGCCAAGGCCACCCGCCACGTCGCCGCGGACGGCAACGGCGCCGCCGCCCAACCCGCCCGCGAACCCGAACCCGTCACCGCGGGCTAG
- a CDS encoding NotI family restriction endonuclease, which produces MVPVRRKELASIALTASGTAPRCPFQPGDQPCNPPFPDSVRRPDWRSSSAKRLMPQLQIKVPTLRRWGKKLAVAVDQAFFGAIGGPSEPPIQDLDEGEVIWLVPKLSAQYRLQRYHWEMLSLDESSEKLQAARTVRRTEFETTLRSKLSPL; this is translated from the coding sequence TGCTTCCATCGCGCTGACCGCCAGTGGTACGGCCCCACGATGTCCCTTCCAGCCGGGCGATCAACCGTGTAATCCGCCGTTTCCCGACTCGGTCCGCCGTCCGGATTGGCGGTCATCCAGTGCGAAGCGGCTCATGCCACAGCTGCAAATCAAGGTCCCCACGCTTCGTCGTTGGGGAAAGAAGCTTGCGGTAGCTGTTGATCAGGCGTTCTTTGGGGCGATTGGAGGTCCGAGCGAGCCACCGATCCAGGATCTGGACGAAGGCGAGGTAATCTGGTTGGTGCCAAAACTCTCCGCTCAATACAGATTGCAGCGTTACCATTGGGAGATGTTGTCCCTGGATGAGTCCAGCGAGAAATTGCAGGCGGCACGCACGGTCAGGCGTACGGAATTCGAGACTACGCTGCGTTCCAAGCTATCGCCGTTATGA